A single Nicotiana tabacum cultivar K326 chromosome 5, ASM71507v2, whole genome shotgun sequence DNA region contains:
- the LOC107818138 gene encoding uncharacterized protein LOC107818138, whose amino-acid sequence MEWRKCYLDVILVPLGFMICMGYHIWLWHKVKTQPFNTIIGTNANGRRVWVSAIMKDNDKKNILAVQTFRNTIMGSTLMATTSILLCSGLAAVISSTYSVKKPLNDAVYGGHGEFMVALKYVTLLLIFLFSFICYSISIRFINQVNFLINCPEDIFGIVSIEYICELLEKSFILNAVANRLFYAALTLVLWIFGPVLVFLCSISLVTVLYNLDIVISHDEKGKMVHHHHENGINGASDFVVSV is encoded by the exons atggaatgGAGGAAGTGTTATTTGGATGTAATATTAGTTCCATTAGGGTTTATGATATGTATGGGATATCATATTTGGTTATGGCATAAGGTTAAAACTCAACCTTTTAATACTATTATTGGAACCAATGCTAATGGAAGACGTGTATGGGTTTCTGCCATTATGAAG GACAATGACAAGAAAAACATATTGGCAGTTCAAACATTCAGAAACACAATAATGGGATCAACTCTAATGGCCACAACATCAATCCTTCTTTGTTCTGGCCTAGCTGCAGTAATAAGCAGCACTTATAGTGTTAAAAAACCCTTAAACGACGCCGTTTATGGGGGTCATGGAGAATTTATGGTGGCACTAAAATATGTGACACTTTTGCTAATTTTCCTCTTCTCATTCATTTGTTATTCCATATCAATTAGGTTCATAAACCAAGTGAATTTCCTAATCAATTGTCCAGAAGATATTTTTGGAATAGTGAGCATTGAATACATCTGTGAATTACTTGAAAAGAGCTTCATTTTGAACGCAGTGGCGAATAGGTTGTTCTATGCAGCATTAACACTTGTACTTTGGATATTTGGACCTGTGTTGGTTTTCTTGTGTTCTATTAGTTTGGTCACTGTGCTTTACAATCTTGATATTGTAATTTCTCATGATGAAAAGGGCAAAATGGTACATCATCATCATGAGAATGGTATTAATGGTGCTTCTGATTTTGTTGTATCTGTCTAA